A part of Streptomyces sp. DSM 40750 genomic DNA contains:
- a CDS encoding tetratricopeptide repeat protein, translated as MAKVPIGAHQQESPHDRRTFRERTVLLGSFTAHDLVPPEDDETATHSAALQDFLLEDCSRITTSRGRRWCLAPGPRARTLDDLSTRDRLLAAARSASDIGEDPARAWTERLLLGADRPLAEQSFDELYTGLTVVGWFKEAPRARDQLARDGVVLPDPDDIEHAIGRARLLQPLCALADAKFTGRTDELAWLSAHLGEAPDNNRPDSADPEKWQRGDAPGSWAFVHGPGGVGKSTLVARFVLDRIDGYGRVAHGFAADDGRPQAAADVAAADRGNAGGRPPADVGAPDDDGRQSAQGLRPMPCLYLTFDRHDLVAERPLTLVAEAVRQLGLLFPDLAGRTEELKRELEITLAADRLTRSEDGHFSPRAAHQRDELTLIDAFAALVTSVTGGTTQLWLLALDAFEQVQRSGPVAVQRLLNFLSLLHLAHPGLRVLAAGRAPVEAAPFRCLPLEGFDPATARAFLHRELTDSAEDALPAESGRELEAIMHIVGTSPLNLKLAAALVRRAGTQVLGDRRLRSELLLQLGAETVQGVLYRRLLDHLHDPDLRRIASPGLVVRTLTPGVIREVLARPCGLGHVDEERARRLFDDFRAEATLVEEVPGRDAVVHRGDVRRAMLPLLRRDQRSVVDRIHRKAVGYYALLHAGNDLVESRVEELYHRLSLAQSTQTLDKRWIDAAGALLESAMEELPARAQVYLTERLGNSATAELRAMADDETWERQATRVGKALLAADNPAEVTEVLAEREHLVPDNLDLTLLSMRSMLALRRPADAYELVDRALELAAESADPVVFVDLALLGARTCEDLGRFDDALDLLTQARRVAERPGMAIRLLSVAAAQLRIHRRGGSVDTAEAVSLRADTLVRVRNLGSKAYRRHPLLIRELAAEIGDEMPELVSYTARSLGVGGTEGPDDVLLGSLTGEVVTTPSTERTADAPDTGGQTVAARDRDPDGPAVSPGSVRVSSVSVSSVSRGYAVGSYLDSHPDGAAPWNRALVDSYRHEVDRPYTRDAVVVIPGFAGSTLVDEESDEVVWGSTFNHVMNLMRQTRRSNGLAVTEEERQGQGGRLRPAELLQGPAWLPLIGGLSPYGRLVNGVRSVVVHGDAALEFPYDWRLSVGTSARRLAEAALRHLARWREHAAHQASARHGPADGSKLVLIAHSMGAGRAGSLGRIPGTVAGNPGRHHHRHALPWHAAGHATPRFTALPAPAECSVEPARRGSGYHAESVRPASRHAVRAHGQRRATPSHTPRRPSGWRG; from the coding sequence GTGGCTAAGGTTCCGATCGGCGCACACCAGCAGGAGAGCCCCCACGACCGCCGCACGTTCCGAGAACGGACGGTACTCCTGGGCTCGTTCACCGCCCACGACCTCGTTCCTCCGGAGGACGACGAGACCGCCACACACAGCGCCGCGTTACAGGATTTCCTGCTGGAGGACTGTTCGCGTATCACGACGTCCCGGGGCCGTCGGTGGTGCCTGGCTCCCGGCCCCCGGGCCCGGACGCTGGATGACCTGAGCACCCGTGACAGGCTGCTGGCCGCGGCAAGATCCGCGTCCGACATCGGCGAAGACCCGGCACGAGCCTGGACCGAGCGTCTCCTCCTGGGCGCAGATCGGCCGCTGGCCGAGCAGAGCTTTGACGAGTTGTACACCGGGCTGACCGTGGTCGGTTGGTTCAAGGAGGCCCCGCGCGCTCGGGACCAACTGGCTCGGGACGGAGTCGTGCTGCCGGATCCCGACGACATCGAGCACGCCATAGGACGGGCCCGCCTGCTTCAACCGCTGTGCGCCCTCGCCGACGCCAAGTTCACCGGCCGTACCGACGAACTGGCCTGGCTCAGTGCTCACCTCGGCGAAGCCCCGGACAACAACCGGCCCGACTCGGCGGACCCGGAGAAGTGGCAACGCGGTGACGCTCCCGGCTCCTGGGCGTTCGTGCACGGGCCTGGCGGCGTGGGCAAGTCGACACTCGTCGCCCGCTTCGTGCTGGACCGTATCGACGGCTACGGCCGCGTTGCCCACGGCTTCGCAGCCGACGACGGCCGGCCACAGGCCGCAGCCGACGTCGCTGCCGCCGACCGCGGCAACGCAGGCGGCCGTCCCCCCGCGGACGTCGGTGCACCGGACGACGACGGTCGGCAGTCGGCTCAAGGACTGCGTCCGATGCCCTGCTTGTATCTCACCTTCGACCGGCACGACCTTGTCGCCGAGAGGCCGCTGACCCTTGTGGCCGAGGCTGTGCGCCAACTGGGTCTGCTCTTCCCGGACCTCGCCGGGCGTACGGAGGAACTGAAGCGGGAGCTGGAGATCACGCTGGCTGCTGACCGGCTCACTCGCTCCGAGGACGGTCACTTCAGTCCGCGGGCCGCCCATCAACGCGACGAGTTGACCCTGATCGACGCGTTCGCCGCGCTCGTCACATCGGTCACCGGCGGCACCACCCAGCTGTGGTTGCTCGCGCTGGACGCCTTCGAGCAGGTGCAGCGCAGCGGGCCGGTCGCCGTGCAGCGCCTCCTGAACTTCCTCTCCCTGCTGCACCTGGCCCATCCGGGTCTCCGGGTTCTGGCAGCCGGCCGGGCGCCCGTCGAAGCGGCCCCGTTCCGGTGCTTACCGTTGGAGGGATTCGACCCCGCCACCGCCCGGGCCTTCCTCCACCGGGAGCTGACGGACAGTGCCGAGGACGCCCTGCCTGCCGAGAGCGGCCGGGAGCTCGAAGCCATCATGCACATCGTCGGCACCAGTCCGCTCAACCTCAAGCTCGCCGCCGCACTCGTGCGGCGGGCCGGAACCCAGGTCCTCGGCGATCGGCGGCTGCGGAGCGAACTCCTGCTGCAACTGGGCGCCGAGACGGTGCAGGGCGTGCTCTACCGGCGCCTCCTGGACCACCTCCACGATCCGGACCTGCGCCGCATCGCCAGTCCCGGGCTCGTCGTCCGCACCCTCACGCCGGGGGTCATCCGAGAGGTGCTGGCCAGGCCGTGCGGTCTTGGCCACGTGGACGAAGAACGCGCGCGGAGACTGTTCGACGACTTCCGGGCCGAGGCCACACTGGTCGAGGAGGTGCCCGGCCGGGACGCCGTCGTGCATCGCGGCGACGTCCGCCGGGCGATGCTGCCGTTGCTGCGCCGTGACCAGCGGTCCGTCGTGGACCGGATCCACCGCAAGGCCGTGGGCTACTACGCGCTGCTCCATGCCGGGAACGACCTGGTGGAAAGCCGTGTGGAGGAGCTGTACCACCGTCTCTCCCTGGCACAGTCGACGCAGACCCTGGACAAGCGCTGGATCGACGCGGCAGGTGCACTTCTGGAGAGCGCCATGGAGGAACTGCCCGCGCGCGCCCAGGTGTACCTCACGGAGAGACTAGGCAACTCGGCGACGGCCGAGCTGCGCGCCATGGCGGACGACGAGACCTGGGAGCGTCAGGCAACGCGCGTCGGTAAGGCTCTCCTGGCGGCGGACAACCCCGCCGAGGTGACGGAGGTGTTGGCCGAACGCGAGCATCTGGTGCCCGACAACCTCGATCTGACCCTGCTCAGCATGCGGTCGATGCTCGCCCTGCGCCGCCCCGCGGACGCGTACGAACTGGTCGACCGAGCCCTGGAGCTGGCCGCGGAATCGGCCGATCCCGTCGTCTTCGTGGACCTGGCTCTCCTGGGGGCCCGCACCTGTGAGGACCTCGGCCGCTTCGACGACGCCCTGGACCTTCTGACGCAGGCGCGTCGCGTGGCCGAGCGCCCGGGCATGGCGATCCGTCTGCTGTCCGTGGCCGCGGCGCAGCTCAGGATCCATCGACGTGGCGGCTCCGTGGACACCGCGGAGGCGGTCTCCCTGCGCGCGGACACCTTGGTGCGAGTGCGCAACCTGGGCTCGAAAGCCTATCGGCGTCACCCCCTGCTGATTCGCGAACTGGCTGCCGAGATCGGTGACGAGATGCCGGAGCTGGTGTCCTACACGGCCAGGTCACTGGGTGTCGGCGGCACCGAAGGGCCGGACGACGTCCTGCTCGGTTCGCTGACCGGCGAGGTCGTGACCACCCCGAGCACCGAACGGACCGCAGACGCTCCCGACACGGGTGGGCAAACCGTGGCCGCCCGGGACCGGGACCCTGACGGACCGGCGGTGTCTCCGGGATCGGTGCGCGTGAGCAGCGTCAGCGTGAGCAGCGTCAGTCGGGGGTATGCCGTCGGAAGCTACCTGGACAGTCACCCCGATGGGGCCGCGCCATGGAACCGGGCCCTGGTCGACTCCTACCGGCACGAAGTGGACCGGCCCTACACCCGAGACGCCGTCGTCGTCATTCCAGGATTCGCCGGAAGCACCCTGGTGGACGAAGAAAGCGACGAGGTCGTCTGGGGAAGCACCTTCAACCACGTCATGAACCTCATGCGGCAAACCCGCCGTAGCAACGGTCTCGCCGTGACGGAGGAGGAGCGCCAGGGACAGGGAGGGCGCCTACGGCCCGCCGAGCTGCTCCAGGGCCCTGCCTGGCTCCCACTGATAGGCGGGCTGTCGCCCTACGGCCGCCTCGTCAATGGTGTCCGCTCAGTAGTGGTGCACGGCGACGCGGCGCTGGAGTTCCCGTACGACTGGCGACTCTCGGTGGGGACCTCCGCCCGCCGCCTGGCCGAAGCCGCTCTACGGCATCTGGCGCGATGGAGGGAACACGCCGCACATCAGGCTTCCGCGCGTCATGGACCCGCCGACGGATCGAAACTGGTGCTGATCGCCCACTCGATGGGGGCTGGTCGCGCAGGCAGCCTTGGCCGCATACCCGGAACTGTCGCGGGCAACCCGGGACGTCATCACCATCGGCACGCCCTTCCGTGGCACGCCGCAGGTCATGCAACTCCTCGCTTCACGGCGCTCCCGGCTCCAGCGGAATGCTCTGTCGAACCCGCTCGGCGAGGCAGTGGGTACCATGCCGAGTCTGTACGACCTGCTTCCCGACACGCCGTGCGTGCTCACGGACAGCGGAGGGCTACGCCGTCTCACACCCCGCGACGTCCAAGCGGTTGGCGGGGATGA
- a CDS encoding effector-associated domain EAD1-containing protein translates to MPALIDDCAFNLDDERAKNLLKALITVYGNKHTARQLILSAGLKEGDINWENSMADVWPEALEKAAPAGRLRALVETAAADPNTTAHPVFQYLLTEETSSQEADPCSVYLVNNRQRAFFNRLTFRTTLHDMVTGGGKRVLAVRGQRRSGRTHSWYLIAHVLDSYRVNRRRIRMSDYYSPVRVADIGHTLRELFGWNISIDLNTSEDSQARSLVNQIENVMNEEQRDSRAQSGHWLVIDDSESVRFTEPALRALTRLVAAVIEEEMADRLRIVLLAYDGWLPSDLQSYVCHEELTPLTGKDLHDYVLAVAKEAGKPVDPDQADHLANELSSRSGGGDVTADAPLPMTDRLQLAAASWAREQYARGERRG, encoded by the coding sequence ATGCCCGCGTTGATCGACGACTGCGCGTTCAACCTCGATGACGAACGCGCCAAGAACCTCCTCAAGGCACTGATCACCGTCTACGGGAACAAGCACACCGCACGCCAGCTCATTCTCAGCGCCGGTCTCAAGGAGGGCGACATCAACTGGGAAAACAGCATGGCCGACGTGTGGCCGGAGGCCCTGGAAAAGGCGGCCCCCGCAGGCCGCCTGCGGGCTCTCGTCGAGACCGCTGCCGCCGATCCCAACACCACCGCCCACCCCGTCTTCCAGTATCTGCTGACCGAGGAGACGTCCTCCCAGGAGGCGGACCCCTGTTCCGTCTATCTGGTCAACAACCGCCAGAGAGCCTTCTTCAACCGTCTGACGTTCCGGACCACACTGCACGACATGGTCACGGGCGGGGGGAAACGCGTGCTGGCCGTGCGGGGCCAGCGCCGTTCCGGCAGGACACACAGCTGGTACCTGATCGCACACGTGCTGGACAGCTATCGCGTCAACCGTCGCCGGATCCGCATGAGTGACTACTACTCCCCGGTGCGGGTCGCGGATATCGGGCACACACTGCGGGAACTGTTCGGATGGAACATCTCCATAGACCTCAACACATCGGAGGACAGCCAGGCACGGAGCCTGGTGAACCAGATCGAGAACGTGATGAACGAGGAGCAACGTGACAGCCGAGCGCAGAGCGGCCACTGGCTCGTGATCGACGACTCGGAGTCCGTGCGGTTCACAGAGCCTGCCCTGAGAGCCCTGACCCGTCTGGTGGCCGCGGTCATCGAGGAAGAGATGGCGGACCGGCTCCGCATCGTCCTGCTGGCGTACGACGGCTGGCTGCCCTCCGACCTGCAGTCGTATGTCTGCCATGAGGAGTTGACCCCCCTCACCGGCAAGGACTTGCACGACTACGTGCTCGCCGTCGCCAAGGAAGCAGGCAAGCCCGTCGACCCCGACCAGGCCGACCACCTCGCCAACGAACTGAGCAGCCGATCCGGCGGGGGAGACGTCACCGCCGACGCGCCACTGCCGATGACCGACAGACTGCAACTCGCCGCCGCGTCCTGGGCCCGCGAGCAGTACGCCCGCGGTGAGCGGCGTGGCTAA
- a CDS encoding serine protease has protein sequence MTHFVDRVPFQWNAPGALELRDLLASVYNRSSQVEQMAKRAGVVTGYVNWDRPMMTVWFDLIETASNQKQLRPLLEAVTSGPDRAVGDRVRELLDTHPVVEAPDRTNRAGDFAHFEDVDDLERQIFRSSTLQDVVFLRRGTELATAVCRLRVTAADGAQYHGTAFRIADDLLLTNHHVLFDAAGEQPTAVEAWFGYEADLHGRTRDHQVVVCEPASAVGESEPDWAAIRSTADMPDDAMRVPFPGSVSVARNDRVYIIQHPHGGVKKLGARHNVVRHVDDTVIQYWTDTEQGSSGSPVFDEHWALVALHRRWRRIGAGDEPAEFRNEGLRIERVVEGLTRKRLV, from the coding sequence ATGACTCACTTCGTGGACAGAGTGCCTTTTCAATGGAACGCGCCCGGCGCTCTGGAGCTGCGCGATCTGCTGGCCTCGGTGTACAACCGCTCCTCACAGGTCGAGCAAATGGCCAAGCGGGCAGGAGTGGTGACCGGCTACGTCAACTGGGACCGCCCCATGATGACCGTCTGGTTCGACCTCATCGAAACGGCCAGCAACCAGAAGCAGTTGCGGCCCCTGCTGGAGGCTGTCACCTCCGGACCCGACCGGGCCGTCGGCGACCGGGTTCGTGAACTGCTCGATACGCATCCCGTGGTGGAGGCTCCCGACCGGACCAACAGGGCAGGAGACTTCGCACACTTCGAAGATGTCGACGACCTCGAGCGCCAGATCTTTCGCTCCAGTACCCTTCAGGACGTGGTCTTCCTGCGCCGAGGCACGGAACTGGCCACCGCCGTGTGCCGACTGCGTGTCACAGCGGCTGACGGCGCCCAGTACCACGGGACCGCGTTCCGCATCGCGGATGATCTGCTGTTGACCAACCACCACGTGCTGTTCGACGCCGCGGGAGAGCAACCCACGGCGGTGGAGGCCTGGTTCGGCTACGAAGCCGACCTGCACGGGCGGACTCGTGATCACCAGGTGGTGGTTTGCGAACCGGCATCGGCCGTCGGCGAATCCGAGCCGGACTGGGCAGCCATCCGCAGCACGGCAGACATGCCTGACGACGCCATGCGTGTGCCCTTCCCCGGAAGCGTTTCGGTGGCCAGGAACGACAGGGTCTACATCATCCAGCACCCGCACGGCGGCGTGAAGAAACTCGGCGCCCGCCACAACGTCGTACGGCACGTGGACGACACCGTGATCCAGTACTGGACCGACACAGAACAGGGCTCGTCCGGCTCACCGGTCTTCGACGAACACTGGGCGCTGGTCGCCCTGCACCGCCGCTGGCGCAGGATCGGTGCGGGCGACGAGCCGGCCGAGTTCCGCAACGAAGGCCTTCGGATCGAGCGTGTCGTCGAAGGGCTCACCCGAAAGCGGCTGGTGTGA
- a CDS encoding alpha/beta hydrolase — protein MEQWGPLVPAVAAIWPRVVGHVSEHELSDLEDLVLAGLCAYDQASATAAAEAPNMTPESFDLIDTAARSVEAALRARPPLGAWLNEEFDRLAEGQERFGPAAAPSYWTAFQRSLLVPVMYATDRAEQGSGAYGSRRGALSYGQATVSVPDDRTVGSVGKPRWWRLQFRPDPVRDVVLGATEQADADALVQRVRTQLDHGTDREALVFVHGYNVTFADAARHAAQIAYDLNFTGVVLLYSWASKGGVLDYPADGDAARRAVPYFQTFLRTLLTRTGVRHVHIIAHSMGNRLLTDGLAGLDTTALPGNSGRLGHIVFAAPDVDRDVFRHLLPAALRQARTCTLYVSDKDRALAAARRLSDFPRAGQGGTSVIVAPGLDTVDVTELGTDILGHSYVGNHATVLADLHGLLRHGHGPAQRYGLARTPHPDGDYWSFLPQK, from the coding sequence TTGGAACAGTGGGGGCCGCTGGTGCCGGCGGTGGCGGCCATCTGGCCGAGAGTCGTAGGACATGTCTCGGAGCACGAACTGAGCGACCTCGAAGACCTGGTGCTGGCCGGCCTGTGCGCCTACGACCAGGCAAGCGCGACGGCCGCGGCTGAGGCGCCCAATATGACGCCCGAGTCCTTCGACCTCATCGACACCGCGGCGCGTTCCGTGGAGGCCGCCCTTCGGGCTCGCCCACCTCTGGGGGCCTGGCTGAACGAGGAGTTCGATCGGCTGGCCGAAGGACAAGAACGCTTCGGGCCCGCGGCCGCGCCCTCCTACTGGACCGCCTTTCAGCGTTCGCTGCTCGTGCCCGTCATGTACGCCACCGACCGAGCGGAGCAGGGCTCGGGGGCCTATGGGTCCCGGCGTGGTGCACTCTCCTACGGACAAGCCACGGTGAGCGTGCCCGACGACCGCACGGTCGGTTCGGTGGGCAAACCCCGTTGGTGGCGTCTGCAATTCCGTCCTGACCCGGTCCGGGACGTGGTGCTCGGCGCGACCGAGCAAGCGGACGCCGACGCCTTGGTTCAGCGAGTGCGTACGCAGCTCGATCACGGTACGGACCGGGAAGCGCTGGTGTTCGTGCACGGCTACAACGTCACCTTCGCCGACGCCGCCAGGCACGCCGCTCAGATCGCCTACGACCTCAACTTCACCGGAGTGGTCCTGCTTTACAGCTGGGCGTCGAAGGGCGGGGTGCTGGACTACCCAGCGGACGGGGACGCCGCACGCCGGGCCGTCCCGTACTTCCAGACATTCCTGCGGACCCTGCTCACCCGGACGGGTGTGCGCCACGTGCACATCATCGCCCACAGCATGGGAAACCGACTACTCACCGACGGGCTGGCCGGTCTGGACACCACGGCACTGCCGGGGAACTCCGGACGGCTGGGCCACATCGTGTTCGCCGCTCCGGACGTCGACCGCGACGTCTTCCGGCACCTTCTCCCCGCCGCTCTCCGGCAGGCCCGCACCTGCACGCTGTACGTCTCCGACAAGGATCGCGCCCTGGCCGCGGCCCGTAGACTGTCGGACTTCCCGCGAGCGGGGCAGGGCGGCACCTCGGTGATCGTCGCGCCGGGACTGGACACCGTCGACGTCACCGAGTTGGGGACCGACATCCTCGGCCACTCCTACGTGGGCAACCACGCCACCGTACTCGCCGATCTCCATGGGTTGCTCAGGCACGGCCATGGGCCGGCACAGCGCTACGGGCTTGCCCGCACACCGCACCCGGACGGCGACTACTGGTCGTTCCTGCCGCAGAAATGA
- a CDS encoding alpha/beta hydrolase family protein — protein MAANLVGVVLWQNSYDMDERRVSIRHGGHTLNGVLATPRDGRNRHGLVVYVHGDGPVGATHDDGYKPMWEANAKAGYASLSWDKPGVAGAPGDWLDQSMDDRANEAAAAIAWARARPDIDGDRIGLWGASQAGWVLPKVAAKTPVSFVIALSPAINWLQQGRYNLLAELRADGAPASRTKAEIAKSDTTRRLLERHATFGEYVRAMGGDADGMTTGRWGFISKNYTADATHDLRALRGIPVLLALAGHDINVDTADTERVYRKVLEAEGGLTVKRYPDAAHSLVKQSIEQSDLETTLTALFSPRSLFADGFLDGQRQFLMELGRDSAAKVDPGRG, from the coding sequence GTGGCCGCCAATCTCGTCGGTGTGGTGCTGTGGCAGAACTCCTACGACATGGACGAACGGCGGGTCTCGATTCGCCACGGCGGCCACACCCTCAACGGCGTACTGGCCACCCCCAGGGACGGCCGCAACCGCCACGGCCTGGTCGTTTACGTCCACGGCGACGGCCCAGTCGGCGCCACCCACGACGACGGTTACAAGCCCATGTGGGAAGCCAACGCCAAGGCCGGGTACGCCTCCCTGTCCTGGGACAAGCCCGGCGTCGCGGGCGCCCCCGGCGACTGGCTCGACCAGTCCATGGACGACCGGGCCAACGAGGCAGCCGCCGCCATCGCCTGGGCGCGCGCCCGCCCGGACATCGACGGCGACCGGATCGGACTCTGGGGCGCCAGCCAGGCGGGCTGGGTCCTGCCGAAGGTCGCCGCCAAGACGCCCGTGAGCTTCGTCATCGCCCTCTCGCCCGCGATCAACTGGCTCCAGCAGGGCCGCTACAACCTCCTCGCCGAGCTGCGCGCCGACGGCGCACCGGCATCCCGCACCAAGGCCGAGATCGCCAAGAGCGACACCACCCGCCGCCTGCTGGAACGCCATGCGACCTTCGGGGAGTACGTCAGGGCGATGGGCGGCGACGCGGACGGCATGACCACCGGCCGCTGGGGCTTCATCTCCAAGAACTACACCGCGGACGCCACGCACGACCTCCGCGCCCTGCGGGGCATACCGGTGCTGCTGGCCCTCGCAGGCCATGACATCAACGTGGACACCGCCGACACCGAGCGCGTCTACCGCAAGGTGCTGGAAGCGGAAGGTGGCCTGACAGTCAAGCGTTACCCGGACGCGGCCCATTCACTGGTCAAGCAGTCCATCGAGCAGTCGGACCTCGAGACCACACTCACCGCACTTTTCTCCCCCCGCTCGCTCTTCGCGGACGGATTCCTGGACGGCCAACGACAGTTCCTCATGGAGCTCGGCCGAGACTCCGCGGCAAAAGTAGATCCTGGTCGTGGATGA
- a CDS encoding GNAT family N-acetyltransferase, which yields MGLDTTGAGTGPVTVRRGVPAGAERRAAELYWDAFGRKLGPALNPPDKAVPFLAAHLNADRAVCALLDGQLVGLAGYQLGGRALTGGSASAVLRVYGHLRGLHRLLLLALFERHPAPGQLVMDGIAVDAGIRGRGVGSLLIEEVAAVAVEQDCREIRLDVIDTNPRARALYERRGFTAVRTERTPYLRGLLGFGGVTTMRRAVGTRGAAHL from the coding sequence ATGGGACTGGACACAACGGGCGCCGGCACTGGACCGGTGACAGTCCGGCGGGGTGTTCCGGCCGGAGCCGAGCGGCGGGCGGCCGAGCTGTACTGGGACGCCTTCGGCCGCAAACTCGGCCCCGCCCTGAACCCTCCGGACAAGGCGGTGCCCTTCCTCGCCGCCCACCTGAACGCCGATCGCGCGGTCTGCGCGCTCCTCGACGGGCAGCTCGTCGGCCTCGCCGGCTACCAACTCGGCGGCCGGGCCCTCACCGGAGGGTCGGCCTCCGCCGTGCTGCGCGTGTATGGACACCTGCGAGGACTGCACCGACTGCTGCTCCTCGCCCTGTTCGAACGCCATCCCGCCCCCGGGCAACTCGTCATGGACGGCATCGCCGTGGACGCCGGCATACGAGGCCGCGGCGTCGGGAGCCTGCTCATAGAGGAAGTGGCCGCCGTCGCGGTGGAGCAGGACTGCCGCGAGATCAGACTGGATGTGATCGACACCAACCCGCGAGCCAGAGCCCTGTACGAGCGGCGCGGCTTCACGGCCGTGCGGACCGAGCGCACGCCCTACCTGCGCGGGCTGCTGGGGTTCGGCGGAGTGACCACCATGCGTCGCGCCGTCGGAACGAGAGGAGCTGCACACCTGTGA
- a CDS encoding PaaX family transcriptional regulator C-terminal domain-containing protein → MSAEADHVEIPTRLLVHALIREDGTVSTDELYTVANALGMSDQQVRLCIKRLVTEGRFTHEGRGRKAELHATAETTRALAPNADFLRHAFQQEAGLAPWDGVWHLVAFAVPESARTVRDSLRETLVHLGGAPLQGGLYVCANTWEPYVEEAAHRLGAHGALTLLTTTDLRRGDIQDPAELARRLWPLQEISDRYHRLSRVAQPRLARLTGPTGLSPSELLTIAVELAAELTRAMERDPLLPPQLLPQPWPGAQARELIARCWAALHAREPGEARPVFFRLYADVTREAADRAARSGDRAAAARPSAGGQWHGLRDPHRDLLA, encoded by the coding sequence GTGAGCGCTGAGGCGGACCACGTCGAAATTCCCACCCGCCTGCTCGTCCACGCGCTGATCCGGGAGGACGGCACCGTCAGCACGGACGAGCTGTACACCGTCGCCAACGCCCTGGGCATGAGCGACCAGCAGGTCCGGCTGTGCATCAAACGCCTCGTGACCGAAGGCCGGTTCACCCACGAAGGCCGCGGCCGCAAGGCGGAGCTGCACGCGACCGCGGAGACCACGCGTGCCCTCGCCCCCAACGCGGACTTCCTCCGGCACGCCTTCCAGCAGGAAGCCGGGCTCGCGCCGTGGGACGGTGTCTGGCACCTGGTCGCCTTCGCGGTGCCCGAATCGGCGCGCACGGTCCGGGACTCTCTGCGCGAGACGCTCGTCCACCTCGGCGGCGCCCCGCTCCAGGGCGGACTGTACGTCTGCGCCAACACCTGGGAGCCGTACGTCGAAGAAGCGGCCCACCGCCTCGGCGCCCATGGCGCCCTCACCCTCCTCACCACGACAGACCTGCGCAGGGGCGACATCCAAGATCCTGCCGAACTCGCCCGCCGCTTGTGGCCCTTGCAGGAAATCTCCGACCGATACCACCGCCTCAGCCGCGTCGCCCAGCCCCGCCTCGCCCGGCTCACCGGCCCAACCGGACTCTCCCCCTCCGAACTCCTCACCATCGCGGTCGAGCTGGCCGCCGAACTCACCCGCGCCATGGAGCGCGACCCACTGTTGCCGCCTCAGCTCCTGCCCCAACCCTGGCCCGGCGCGCAGGCCCGGGAGCTCATCGCCCGGTGCTGGGCGGCCCTGCACGCACGAGAACCCGGCGAAGCCCGCCCTGTCTTCTTCCGCCTCTACGCCGACGTCACCCGGGAGGCGGCAGACCGCGCCGCGCGCAGCGGCGACCGGGCGGCCGCGGCTCGCCCATCAGCAGGTGGTCAATGGCATGGTCTACGAGATCCACACCGTGATCTTCTGGCGTAA